In the Solibacillus sp. FSL K6-1523 genome, one interval contains:
- a CDS encoding MFS transporter, whose protein sequence is MIQGSWRALLWIGLSQLCALSLWYSASVIAPELIENWNLSSNSEAWLSAAVPIGFVIGALFSSYFGIADRFNPRKILALSALLGALLNVLLITVDSGFFGILLRILTGITLAGVYPIAVKIISEWFPRKRGLAMGILIAALTLGSSLPHFIVMFFSSVNWKIVIICSSVLALVSSFIVSFILEDAPVKSKKLPFSLKVIKKVVMNKPVMLANYGYFGHMWELYAVWTWLPAFLTASFLTYSPEIPHWFIALSSFVSIGIAGGIGSVVGGVISDKIGRANLTILSMFISAICSIIIGFTFGQFIWVTLIISIIWGVSVIADSAQFSAAVSEIADVEYVGTALTFQMCIGFLITIFSINLIPIIQRIVGWEWVFSILAIGPIVGMITMVKFRRYEFNKK, encoded by the coding sequence ATGATTCAAGGTTCTTGGAGAGCATTGCTATGGATTGGCTTATCACAACTATGCGCTTTAAGCTTATGGTATAGCGCTTCAGTAATTGCACCTGAACTAATTGAAAATTGGAATCTTAGCTCGAATTCAGAAGCTTGGCTTTCTGCAGCTGTTCCTATTGGATTTGTAATAGGCGCATTATTTAGTTCCTATTTTGGGATTGCTGACCGCTTTAATCCCCGAAAAATTTTGGCGCTTTCCGCATTGTTAGGTGCACTATTGAATGTATTATTAATTACAGTCGATTCCGGCTTTTTCGGTATTTTACTAAGGATATTAACGGGAATCACTCTCGCTGGTGTATACCCAATAGCTGTAAAAATTATATCAGAATGGTTTCCTAGAAAACGTGGTTTAGCAATGGGAATCTTAATTGCGGCGCTAACATTAGGCTCATCATTACCCCATTTTATTGTCATGTTCTTTTCTTCAGTAAATTGGAAAATCGTTATCATTTGTAGCTCAGTATTAGCTTTAGTATCATCTTTCATTGTCTCGTTTATTTTAGAAGATGCCCCAGTAAAATCAAAAAAATTACCGTTCTCTTTAAAAGTAATTAAAAAAGTAGTGATGAATAAACCGGTAATGCTTGCGAATTACGGCTACTTCGGCCATATGTGGGAATTGTATGCGGTGTGGACATGGCTTCCCGCATTTTTGACTGCTAGTTTTTTAACTTATTCACCAGAAATTCCTCATTGGTTCATTGCATTATCATCTTTTGTGTCAATAGGAATTGCAGGAGGGATTGGGTCTGTTGTCGGTGGGGTAATCTCAGATAAAATCGGTAGAGCGAATTTAACGATTCTTTCCATGTTTATTAGTGCAATCTGTTCGATTATAATAGGTTTTACATTTGGACAATTTATTTGGGTAACTTTAATCATCTCCATTATTTGGGGAGTGTCTGTCATAGCTGATTCCGCCCAATTTTCTGCAGCAGTTTCAGAAATTGCTGATGTTGAATATGTAGGTACAGCCCTTACTTTTCAAATGTGTATCGGTTTCCTCATTACGATATTCTCTATCAATTTAATCCCTATTATTCAGAGAATAGTTGGTTGGGAGTGGGTCTTTTCAATATTAGCGATTGGACCTATTGTTGGAATGATCACGATGGTCAAATTTAGACGTTACGAATTTAATAAAAAATAA